A region of Shewanella psychromarinicola DNA encodes the following proteins:
- the aceA gene encoding isocitrate lyase, with protein MTTQLTRQQQVDAIKKDWAENPRWKSVKRPFTAEEVVALRGSVVPENTIAKLGAARLWALVNGGAKKGYVNSLGALTGGQAVQQAKAGIEAIYLSGWQVAADANLAGTMYPDQSLYPANSVPAVVSRINNSFRRADQIQWGKEVNPGDDNYTDYFLPIIADAEAGFGGVLNAFELMKSMIDAGAAGVHFEDQLASVKKCGHMGGKVLVPTQEAVQKLVAARLAADVSGVDTLVIARTDANAADLMTSDCDEYDRDFVTGERTNEGFYRVKAGLDQAISRGLAYAPYADLIWCETAKPCLEEAKKFADAIHAQYPDQLLAYNCSPSFNWKKNLDDVTIAKFQQELSNMGYKYQFITLAGIHNMWYNMFDLAYDYARGEGMKHYVEKVQELEFAAAKKGYTFVSHQQEVGTGYFDQVTTCIQGGKSSVTALTGSTEEEQF; from the coding sequence ATGACTACACAACTAACTCGTCAGCAACAGGTTGATGCTATTAAGAAAGATTGGGCTGAAAATCCACGTTGGAAATCGGTTAAGCGTCCTTTTACCGCTGAAGAAGTCGTCGCATTACGTGGCTCTGTCGTGCCAGAAAATACGATTGCGAAACTGGGTGCCGCAAGATTGTGGGCTCTGGTTAATGGCGGCGCTAAGAAAGGCTACGTTAACTCTCTTGGTGCACTTACAGGTGGTCAAGCTGTACAACAAGCAAAAGCGGGTATTGAAGCGATTTATTTATCAGGCTGGCAGGTTGCTGCGGACGCTAACTTAGCGGGCACTATGTATCCTGACCAATCACTATACCCAGCTAACTCTGTACCAGCAGTAGTAAGCCGTATTAATAACTCATTCCGCCGCGCTGACCAAATTCAATGGGGCAAAGAAGTCAATCCTGGTGATGACAATTACACTGACTATTTCCTACCTATTATTGCAGATGCAGAAGCGGGTTTTGGTGGCGTACTAAATGCTTTCGAACTAATGAAGTCGATGATTGATGCTGGTGCTGCTGGGGTTCACTTTGAAGACCAACTCGCGTCTGTTAAAAAGTGTGGTCACATGGGCGGTAAAGTTCTAGTGCCAACCCAAGAAGCAGTACAAAAGCTTGTTGCTGCCCGTTTAGCTGCAGATGTGAGCGGTGTAGATACGTTAGTTATTGCACGTACTGATGCTAATGCTGCCGATTTAATGACTTCAGATTGTGATGAATATGACCGTGACTTTGTGACAGGCGAGCGAACTAACGAAGGTTTCTACCGCGTTAAAGCTGGCTTAGACCAAGCGATTTCTCGTGGTCTTGCCTACGCACCTTATGCTGACTTAATTTGGTGTGAAACCGCTAAACCTTGTCTTGAAGAAGCGAAGAAGTTTGCTGATGCCATTCATGCACAGTACCCAGATCAACTACTTGCTTATAACTGTTCTCCTTCGTTCAACTGGAAGAAGAACTTGGATGATGTAACAATTGCTAAATTCCAGCAAGAGTTATCAAACATGGGCTACAAGTACCAGTTCATCACGTTAGCAGGCATTCATAACATGTGGTACAACATGTTCGATTTAGCCTATGACTATGCACGTGGCGAAGGCATGAAGCATTATGTTGAAAAAGTACAAGAACTTGAATTTGCTGCAGCTAAGAAAGGTTACACTTTCGTGTCGCATCAGCAAGAAGTGGGTACTGGTTACTTCGATCAAGTAACAACATGTATCCAAGGCGGTAAGTCTTCAGTAACTGCACTAACGGGCTCTACTGAAGAAGAACAGTTCTAA
- a CDS encoding M90 family metallopeptidase, producing MIAIIILLVISMIAVGWIVSSQWRINRQRNIVTRQPFPTRWRNILKTRFPYFKAMPTDLQLQLKKHIQIFIDEKQFVGCNGFEINDEVKVTIAAQACLLLLNRKTDYYPKLKQILVYPSAFIVEQNRTGLGGVQSTQRNVLLGESWEYGKVVLSWNSTVEGAADPFDGSNVVIHEFAHQLDQEDGSANGAPPLRDITSYRSWSTTLGQEFQQLQYCAQHHIPSLFNYYGATNPAEFFAVISETFFERPVEFYQQHQQLYKELSQFYQLDPINWH from the coding sequence ATGATCGCGATTATAATATTGCTCGTTATATCAATGATAGCCGTGGGGTGGATCGTCAGTAGTCAATGGCGTATCAACCGTCAACGTAATATCGTCACCCGTCAGCCATTTCCCACACGATGGCGTAACATATTGAAAACCCGCTTTCCATACTTTAAAGCCATGCCGACGGATTTGCAGCTTCAGCTCAAAAAACATATTCAAATCTTTATCGATGAAAAACAATTTGTGGGTTGTAACGGATTCGAAATTAATGACGAAGTAAAAGTCACCATCGCAGCCCAAGCCTGTTTATTATTACTCAACCGTAAAACCGACTATTACCCTAAACTGAAGCAAATTTTAGTCTACCCAAGTGCATTTATTGTTGAGCAAAACCGAACTGGCCTCGGGGGAGTACAATCGACCCAACGTAATGTCTTGCTAGGTGAATCATGGGAGTATGGTAAAGTTGTTTTATCATGGAACAGCACTGTAGAAGGCGCGGCAGATCCATTTGATGGCAGTAATGTGGTCATACACGAATTTGCTCATCAACTTGATCAAGAAGATGGCAGCGCCAATGGCGCTCCTCCACTGCGAGATATCACTTCATATCGCTCATGGTCAACAACACTGGGGCAAGAGTTTCAGCAACTTCAGTATTGCGCTCAGCATCATATCCCGTCATTATTCAATTATTATGGCGCGACCAATCCGGCGGAGTTTTTTGCGGTGATCAGTGAAACTTTTTTCGAACGACCTGTAGAGTTTTATCAACAACATCAACAATTGTATAAAGAATTGAGCCAATTTTATCAGCTAGATCCCATAAATTGGCACTAG
- a CDS encoding HDOD domain-containing protein codes for MKPMTPQKGADYWTKRISDQEMPALCSTVLDLERLAKDDVSSLSLLGRSVMHDNALTSRILRVANSAIYNKGISQVSTVSRAAVVLGFDTIRNICLTAKLLTSLLENKHLSEGVYQRLLKLMAQSFQAAMLARMMMSDKGESLREEVFIASLLYRIGESAFWSMGGEQTEQLDKKLLTIEDNIEQKSLIRAELGTSFPQLTQSIARSWGLGEVLIKSLAQPDERMPEIRCIFLANKLSEIVSQPNVNAEELHKRLSQAADMLDISVDEFTQRFIDCSDITHKLAIEYGAKAIVSYLPNTGDVLEKADSPIEPTEIRQTNQGYQLRKLRQLTHYAVEKTDFNQIMHTTLEGMLTGVGLDRCGVLLLSPSRKLLQPRVMMGDGAELLKQAFVIELDDPTSVFTQCVGQKKSFWVNTPTSNECKVQVDDVLVERFSQHGFLLAPLCVGHKVLGLFYADRQGSERHFEQEDFDSFTHFSELANVCFRVSMT; via the coding sequence TTGAAACCTATGACTCCGCAAAAAGGGGCTGATTACTGGACTAAACGGATCAGTGATCAAGAAATGCCTGCATTATGTTCAACCGTGCTTGATTTAGAAAGGCTGGCAAAAGACGATGTGTCTTCGTTATCTTTATTAGGTCGAAGTGTGATGCACGATAACGCATTAACGTCACGTATTTTACGAGTGGCTAACAGCGCCATATACAACAAAGGCATTAGTCAAGTCTCAACGGTTAGCCGCGCGGCTGTGGTGCTAGGTTTTGATACTATTCGCAATATCTGTCTTACCGCTAAATTACTGACCAGCTTATTAGAAAATAAACACCTTTCAGAAGGTGTTTACCAGCGTTTATTAAAGCTGATGGCGCAGTCATTTCAAGCGGCGATGTTGGCTCGAATGATGATGAGCGACAAGGGCGAGTCGTTGCGTGAAGAAGTGTTTATTGCCTCTTTGTTATATCGGATAGGTGAAAGTGCTTTTTGGAGTATGGGTGGTGAGCAGACCGAGCAACTGGATAAAAAATTATTAACCATTGAGGATAACATTGAGCAAAAATCACTGATCCGAGCTGAACTTGGCACCTCATTTCCTCAGCTTACCCAAAGTATTGCCAGAAGTTGGGGTTTAGGTGAAGTATTGATTAAGTCTTTAGCACAACCTGATGAGCGCATGCCTGAGATCCGTTGTATATTTTTAGCGAATAAGTTATCAGAAATTGTTTCTCAGCCTAACGTTAATGCTGAAGAATTACATAAGCGCTTATCCCAAGCCGCAGACATGTTAGACATCAGTGTGGATGAGTTTACACAACGATTCATTGATTGCAGTGACATCACCCATAAGTTAGCCATTGAATATGGTGCCAAAGCCATAGTGTCTTATTTACCTAATACTGGCGACGTATTAGAAAAAGCCGATTCTCCGATTGAGCCCACAGAGATACGACAAACCAACCAAGGTTATCAATTAAGAAAATTGAGGCAACTCACTCATTATGCGGTGGAGAAAACTGATTTTAATCAAATAATGCACACCACATTAGAAGGGATGCTAACCGGTGTTGGCTTGGATCGTTGTGGCGTGTTGTTACTATCACCGAGCCGTAAATTATTACAACCCAGAGTGATGATGGGTGATGGTGCAGAGTTATTAAAACAAGCCTTTGTGATTGAACTTGATGATCCAACATCGGTTTTCACTCAATGTGTGGGGCAAAAAAAGAGCTTTTGGGTAAATACACCAACCAGTAATGAATGCAAAGTACAAGTTGATGATGTGCTAGTTGAACGTTTTTCTCAACATGGTTTTTTATTAGCGCCACTCTGTGTAGGTCATAAAGTGTTAGGGTTATTCTATGCCGATAGGCAGGGTTCTGAACGTCATTTTGAGCAAGAAGATTTCGACAGTTTTACACACTTTAGTGAACTAGCGAATGTGTGTTTTAGGGTGTCAATGACATAG
- a CDS encoding nuclear transport factor 2 family protein, with translation MQSIIHRLGFIAVLMTTVTAFDLHATQAEELTTEQSQTEPKNEHVSQQVSSESEAVIKDINQKNELIDSQGLSAKDSQAVSGLLNQLHESAAAADWSTYFSLYHPQAVFIGTDASERWNMIEFERYAKPTQGWHYDVKSRHLLQIDDTIVFDEQLYSPAYGVSRGTGALVQTVDGWKIAQYHLSFPIPNDKAKRITSLIMQ, from the coding sequence ATGCAATCAATTATCCACCGACTCGGTTTTATTGCCGTGTTAATGACCACAGTGACGGCTTTTGACTTACACGCAACGCAGGCGGAAGAATTAACCACAGAACAAAGTCAAACCGAGCCGAAAAATGAACACGTGAGTCAACAAGTGAGCTCCGAAAGCGAAGCTGTGATTAAAGACATCAATCAAAAAAACGAGTTAATTGACAGCCAAGGTTTATCTGCAAAAGACAGCCAAGCTGTTAGTGGCTTATTAAATCAATTACATGAAAGTGCTGCTGCAGCAGACTGGAGTACTTATTTTAGTCTTTATCACCCACAAGCCGTGTTTATTGGCACCGATGCATCAGAGCGTTGGAATATGATTGAATTTGAGCGCTATGCTAAACCCACTCAAGGTTGGCACTACGATGTAAAATCGCGTCACTTGTTACAAATTGACGATACGATTGTATTTGACGAACAGCTCTACAGCCCAGCTTATGGCGTCAGCCGTGGTACTGGCGCGTTAGTACAAACAGTTGATGGTTGGAAAATTGCTCAGTATCATTTGAGTTTCCCAATCCCAAACGACAAAGCTAAACGTATTACCAGCTTAATTATGCAATAA